GCACACTCCTATGTACTTTTTCCTCCAGCATTTGGCTTTTGTTGATCTTTGTTATGCCTCTGCCATCACTCCCAAGATGCTGCAGAACTTCGTGAGCACAGAAAAATCCATCTCATTCATAGGATGTTTTGCACAATTTCTAGTCTTTGGTACTTTTGCAACCAGTGACGCCTACATCCTGGCTGCCATGGCAGTGGACCGTTACGTGGCCATCTGTAACCCACTGCACTATCCAATAGTCATGTCCcggagattctgcattcaactgCTCATTGGTTCATACTTCATGGGTTTCCTAAATAGCTCTGTGAATGCAAGTTTTACTTTCTCATTGACCTTTTGCAAATCCAAGGCAATtaatcactttttctgtgatcAGCCCCCAATTCTGGCCCTTTCATGCTCCAACATCGACATCAACGTCCTCCTATTGACAGTCTTTGTGGGATTTAATGTGATGTCCACGGTGTTGGTTGTCTTCTTCTCCTACATATACATCCTGGCCGCCATTCTGAAGATATCTTCTACTGCAGGAAGGAgaaaagccttctccacctgtgcttCTCACCTGACAGCTGTCATCATTTTCTATGGGACAATTTCTTATATGTACTTACATCATGGTACCAGTGGGTCTCAAGAGCAAGAAAAGGCAGCATCTGTGTTTTATGGCATTATGATTCCTACCATAAACCCCCTGATCTATAGCCTTAGGAACCAAGATGTGAGGGAGGCTCTAAACAGGATAGGAAAAAGTGTTTGTAGTTTcaactttcatttttaactttctgtGCAGGTAACCCAGACCAACAGTTCTCACTTAATACTGAACTTTAGAAGATGTGGTAAAAACTTCTGAGATACAAAGTGCTCCTTAATTATATCAGCAGCATCAAAGGAGAGTGAAAAACATTTCACATGAATAAATAAGGTTAAAATACAAGTGTTTCTGAAGAGGAcccatttaaaacattttgaagcTTACTACTGTACAGTTTTAATGAGCCCTTTtctgtcattaaaaaaatgaaaatagaagtgCACAATCAATTTTCTATGAGAACTTCCATAAGCTAGAATAAAAAACCTCAAGAGTACATAAATCTTTCTTGGTCTTTCTTGTATTGTATAGCTTGTCACTATTGTATAGCTAAGCTCACTAAATATTGCAAGGAGAATTTTTGAAAGAGCaatttctaggagaaaatgtgcagaaaagaagaataaagaaaagacgAATGTATTCTCCTAGATACTGCAATATAAGGAGCCAATATCCCCCCTTTCCCTATGGATTTGTGTCAAATGGAAATTGTATTGATAAATATGACTTGAATCAATCACCTGTAACTCTTTGCAGGTGTACACTTTAGGAAGACTAGATCCAATGCACAGCTGAAAGCCATAGAGCAGAATTATGTGCCCAGAATTGATGGCAAATAACCCCTCGATATCCAAGAATGGGGAGAGTTGTTGGACTCTAGGTTTCTCTCTTGAAGTCAAACCTGGGCTCAGACCTTGGTGTTCTCACCAATTGGAGAAAAATTCAAAACACCCATCCATCCTGTAGACAGGTAGTGTACGCAAAAGTTTTCTCCTACCAGTCTCATTCCCTAAGCCATGAGAAGAATTGAGTGCAGAGTTGAAAGATGGGCatttttgaagatgcttggagtcccGCGATtgcaccatgagatgttaagcgagccagaacctggagagagccaaagaaagtcaagagatgaaatccagtcctggagaaataaagtaaggaacccccacaggaacaggcTGAAAGCATGGAACTCAGGaacaagggatcagcagatgccagccatgtgacttcctaaCTGATAGAGGTATTTCCAGatgcatcagcttttcttgaattaaggtatcttttcctggatgctttagtttggatatttccataggcttagaactgtaaaattataacttatttaaatattccttttaaaaaaccattccagttctggtatattccatttcagtagcttgcaaactaacgtGAATAGGCCAGAGAAGCATTCTCAAATGTGGCATATGCTGCCTCTAAAACTCAAAGAAGCTCACCAAACATTATTCCTTTCTTAGTGCTAGGAGTTGTAAGATCTTCTATGTACCTGTGCTGTCCTGGAAACCAGTACTTGCATGCCCCAAAACTTTAAATCCATAAAACTTCACCATTGTAACAAGCTCTGAATCTTTGAAGGTTTGTCTCCCACCACCAGGTACTCATGAGTCTAACTTGAGTGTCTAAAGTACTCACCACTTCTTGCTGCCCAGATCAAAAAGATGTGGTCATTATAGTAGCTTGGAGCAATATTCTATAAGTCTCCATTTGGTCAGGACACCGCAGGCTATACTATGACTGAGGAGAATTACAGGAAAGGGTTTGTAATGTATACATATGTCTATACCAAGAGATGGGCCATGCTTGCTTCCAATGTTCCTTCCAGATAAGTGTTCAAAAGAATGCATTCCCAAATCAGTGTAAGTGCATATTGACAGAGGCTGTGTTTGTTCTCATATCAATATCTCCTCTGGCATAGCACCTGAGAGTGGTGCTACCATTTGACTAAATTTGTGCCAGCCCATTATCATACTCCATTTGGTGTTTGCAGGGTCTAGACCAGTGAATTTAATGGTGATATGATTAGGAACACCACTGTAGCATAATGTAAATTAAAGAGTGGTGTCATTCCACTCTTCCCCCATAGATACTATTTCTTAGAAACTATCATTTTCGCTCCCACTCAAACAACTTCCCCTTTAATCTTACTGCTGGGTAACTATTATCTTCTGCTTCTTAGACTCGATATCTTTGGCAGTTGTCTGAtgatcttgttctttttttttttcttttgggaatgAATCAGTTTTATTGGGAGACTTCAAGAAAGGTCTCATAGAGGAGGCAGCTCTTTTTTGGTATCAGCATTATTAAGATATAGTTCAGATACCATACAaatcacccatttaaagtatacagtgaATGGATTTTAGCCTATTCACAGAACAATGCagccattaccacaatcaattttagaacatctctATCATCCTAAAAAGAAACCCATACATCCCTTAGACATCCTTCCCAATTCCACTATGATGATCTTTTTCTTACCATCACAAATCAGCTACAAAGGGAATCATCTAATAATCTAATTAACAATTGCAAATTAATCAATACAATGTGTGACCAGCCTGGTGAAGAAAAATGGAGACATGACTCATGCATTCTTTGCCACAGGTGACCACTGCTCCTCTGGGTTAAATGACACTCCTCCACTTATCTTCTCTAATGTCAGTAGTTCCCCTGTCCCACTAGATACTTCTATGTGTTCTttgtgacacacacacacctgatctcaagaaaacaaaacaaagccaaacaacatcaataataacaaaaaagaaacaagaccAACTGAGATAGGTTTTGGAGTGAAATCCTTGCTAACTCAAGCTATTGAGTGGGTCTCATATATTTTTACATCAAATGGGCATGGAACAGTGATAACTTCAAGATACTAGGTATCTGAGAGAATGAATCTACTCACCTGTGCTTCACATGCTCTTTCATTCTACTATTCTGCATGAAAAATGACAGACATTTAATTTAAAGTTTTCATGTCGTGTGCTTATTTCCAATGGCATTATTGTGATGTCATTATGGCCCTCTGGCTGTTGCTACATTTTCCAACTCAAGAACAGCTGGCCTGGGCTGCCGCTTACTATAACTCATGTGCAAGTGCTTTATCTGGATTTAGGgcttcttctttctgctttcatttatgtatttattcaagttgtctatttatttattcaacaaatatttattgagcagctctAATGTGCTAAGAATGTGCTAGACGTTGAGAATCTAATGATAAGCAAGTTATTTTCCTCACTTCCAAGTTTCCACATTGGTGGGGACATTTACCTGTCCTGGTGGCAGGATGAATCATACAGCAATTAGGAAGCCAACTAAAGAGAGAATTAACCAACAACCAGATACAAGGAGGTTTATAGCATTTCCAATTTAATTAGCCATCTCCCAACTATGCTTAGGTAGCATCTTCTTTTGTCCCTTCATGCCCAATATGTTGAATTAGTGACTTCACAAACTGGGGCAATATCACAATTCCCTGGGAAGCCTTTTTAAATTccacattttatatattctgaatgcaAGTCTCTAGAAATTGGTATCTGAGATCTATTCTTTCCAAAAGTTTTTGGGTGAGTTTGATGCATCCATTGCAGTTTGGTATTTGTGTAATACGGACACTATCcatgatgtgttttcatttctgtgatacTTACTAAATATCTACTATGGTAAGACCGAGGACTAGGTATAATGGAATTAtaaaattttgatgccttgcatttctaaTTCAAGCCTCCATAAACTCTGCCACCATTAATGCAGAGACCACTGTAGTTTGGATGCTTTTTTccctcttgttttttgttttctggaaactTTCTTGGTCATCCAAGGGCTGAAAGTGACAGGAAATTTGGCATGATGGATGTATCTATCAAAGTTTAATTCAAGGAAAAGAAACCACGTAAATATTACAAGGACAAAGAGCTTTAATAAGGAGAATTTGATATAATTTTGGAGGAGATGGAGGAATGGACATCATGCACACACCAAGGATGGTGAGATCTAGAGTTTAGGGAGCTGCTGCCACTGCTTTGGCTATTACTGCCACCACAGTGGCCTCTCATATGCTGAAGTCAGTGATTAGACATTGGAATCCCATGTCTTGCCATGGCAATCACATCCAGCCATTCGTATTTGTATGGCCTGAATTGTCAGAAAGTAGAAAGTTTTTCACCCATTTCTACTTTCCAACTTCTCATGAGCAAATCTGATAGCATCTAGAACTCTAGGTACAAGGGAATCTGGGAAATACAGTTCTGAGCTTTCTGTCATCTCCAATTAGAAGAAAACTGCCACGGAAGTTGAAAGAAATAATCCACAGTATCTGTGCCAAAAGACTACaggatgtttaaaatgttttcttcatgttaGAAGAGTTTCCTAATGGTGGTTGTATTAGTCAttattctttagagaaacagaaccaacaggagaaaagtgcaaatatgagatttataaaggtgtctcatgcaaacgtggcaatggaagagtccaaaatccatgggaCAGACTATGATTCTGgcaactccaatggagggtctggatgaactccacatgaagggctcactggccgaagaagcagtgaaaaagtttctcttcttccttaaaaagccTCAATTGATTGGATGACTTCAATGTGgaaggcatgccttagttgatcacagatgtaatcagccacagatgcaatcaactgactgatgatttaatacaccagactTCTTGTTTATCAACAGCCATGAAAgatccttgtagcaatggtcagaccagtgcttgcctgaccagaccactgggcatcatcacttgttcaagttgacaccagaacctagctATCACAGTGGTTGAGCTTCAAGCCTTtgtttcattgatattttctcaGTATTCATccttcctccatctctctctgCCTTTATAGTTGTTTGTATCAGGCTCCTAGCTGGTTTTAAAGTTTGTTAATGCATCCTACCTCTTTACCAACTTCTTTTATggatcttttttttctggaggagCTCTAGTGTGTGACATAGTGTCTGCCTCATTGACTGGATTCCAGCTTCTCTACAGTATGTTCTTGGTAAATGTTTTTAACTGCGtgtaataaataaatggattaatGAAGTACCAATTATGTCAGGCTTGGTctatatttccttccttcctctgttctTTGTTCAGGGACTGTCCAAACCGTTTAACAGTGTAGTTGATGACTTATGGAATAAATGCGCAATTATTCAGCATGAGACCTTACATAACGGTCTACTTCCTCAAAAAGGAAGGGTCTATCTTGAATAAATGTATGTTAACAATTGCTTATCATTCATAGGCTAGAACCAAGCTCAGCCTTTCCTCTTCCACATGAATTTCAGAAATTTAGTTgcttttgtctattttgtcttaGAGCCCACTATCTCTTGGGATCTCTTCTACTTCAGAATTGAGTGCAGAGTATCACATAACTTTCATGTTTGTTTCTGATACTCATTGgactctgtcttagtttgctagcaCTGTTGTAACAAGTTATCACAAATAGGTGGCTTAAATCAACCATAATTTATTGTGTTGTACTTCTATTGGCTAAAAGTCTAAACTCAAGGCATTAGAAGGGCCATGtcctctctgaagtctgtagggtgAATATGTTTCATGCTCCTCTTTTGGTCTCTGGTGGACCTGCCATTAGATAGAAGGTCTTTTCTTTTATAAGGACAAATCTTTTCTGGGGGAGAGTCAGAACCTTACAGTGACTTcaggttattctttttttcttagaatcTAAGCAGGATATTGTATTTGAAAAtgtatctctttctcttcccaaaTTTTCATTGTGCTATTATTTATATCTTCTGGTCAGCTCACTAGTCTGGCTGGTTTTACTTTGATGTGATACTTGTTCTTTTATCCAGTTAACATGATATCTGCCAAATTCAGGGAGAGTTTTCCCATCACCAACACTTAATCTATCTGTCAGAGTTTATCTATTAACACTTTGTCTTCCTGACTCAAAGAAACCCTTGACCTTCCTTGAACTTCCCACTGAGACTGTgtagtttaaattattttgtgtGAACTAAAATGAATTTTGTGTCATTTATAAATGTCAACCATTAGGATTCTAGATccatctatattctagattctctatttttatttaagagaGACATAGAAAATGTTTGCAGGGAGTACCTTTCTCTAGGCAAGAAAGGATGGATTCAGAATATAGGGAGCAACTaacaacagaaatatttttaagcattaGGAAATGCCACTAACATGGAAATCGTGGATAGAGAGGATATTCTAGATCACCAGATgcttttaaaagtaataaatttgtTTTACATTCAGATCTGAgcaataattagaataaatttcTGAGTAACCTCATTGTAGAAAATATTGGGAACTtgctgaaataaatggaaaatgataAACTTCAACTTTAACATTGATAATATATGAATAAGGATGTTTCAGAGTTCAGGTACATGttagaaatatatttgaaaagttaaatatttaaacatttcatacatgcttcttaatattttaaataatcttgaTAAGGCCCTTTTTCACAGGTTGTAAAGATAAATTTCTCAAGTATATTTCAGGGAAAATTAGTTCTGGGAGATGTTTACTGTATTTCTCACACTCCAAGTTCTTGTCTTTTGAGAGATGCATCAGTGATCTAAGATGAGAATGTGTTCTCAATTTCAGAAACATTAAATTGCATTAATTCATGTCTATTGGATGCTTTGATGTGctgaattttaataatttggGTCCATTCTAGAAGAACATCTTCCTTATCCCTTTTAGagcttcttttatttccttatttctcaaGCTATAGATCAGGGGGTTCAACATGGGAATTACAATACCATAAAATATAGAGGCAATCTTCATGTTGTCCTGGGAATTATTAGCACGAGGCTGTAAGTACATGTAAGAGAGGGTTCCATAGAAGATGGTGACGGCTGTCAGATGGGAGGCGCACGTGGAGAAGGCTTTTTTCCTCCCTGCAGTAGAAGACATCTTCAAGATGGCAGCCAGGATGTAGATATAGGAGAAGATGACGACTGACACAGTGAATGTCAAGTTAAATCCCACAAAGACAAGAACTAACATCAGGCTGATGTCAGTGTTGGAGCACGATAGGGCGAGGATTGGGGGAACATCACAGTAAAAGTGATTGATGGCATGGGACTTGCAAAAGGACAGTGAAAATGTGAATCCTGCATGTATGGAGGAATTTATTGAGCTCACCACATAGGAACCAGCTGCCAGTTGGATGCAAACTCTTCGGGACATGACTGTGGGATAGCGGAGTGGCTTACAGATGGCTATATACCGGTCCACTGCCATAGCAGCCAGGAGGTAACAGTCACTGCTGGCAAATGTTGCATAAACCCAAAATTGCACTACACATCCCATGAAtgatattgatttattttctgagaTGAGGTTTTGCAACATCTTGGGAGTGATAGCAGAGGTGTAACAGATGTCAATAAAAGCCAAATGTTgtaggaaaaagtacatgggtgtcTGAAGTCTGGAATCTGTCTTGATGAGTAGGATCGTTCCAGTATTTCCCACCAGGGAGGTCACATAGATCAGTAGAAATGCAATGAAGAGGACATGGCGAAACCTGTGTTGGGCACCAAATCCCAGAAGAAAGAATCCTGTCACCTGAGTGGTGTTTCCTTGTGCCATGACTACTAAAATCTTGGAAGGactgagaaaggaaaggaaatcatTATGGCTTCTTGAAATGAAAGATTCTTTGGCTTCACATCATGTTTAAACTTAAATATTCATGGCAAACACTCACAACAGTCCTtattactttcaaaatattttttctattttcttgggtAGGTTTCACCAGATAAGCAGTGATCCTTGAGccatgaatttttttcaaattgaagATTTTCACGGAAGACTGACTTCTAGTGTGCATGGTTCTAAGAATCAAAGGCTAACACATTTTCTACTGTATTAAGCAGATATCCATAATTGCATAAAGGAATGTTCAGCTATAGTCATGTGCCTTTTTCAACAACCTATAATTTTTCACCACCATTTATTACTTAATCCGGGTCCAAGCTCTTGAAAGTAGTAGCTCTTGTCAGAGAGGAATTTTCCTAAGGTGTTTTCATGGTCCACACCTATTTCAAGGCTGCATGGTGTCTGTTTTACTACTATCCATACCTTCCACCTCCAATGTAGGTGACACTTTTCACAAGCCAgataatgcaaatatatataaatataaaatcaaattttataaTATGGGAAGATTTCTGAATTATAGGCCTGTGTTTCCCattacattgttttcttttatttgtaaccTGGTTTGCTGTGGGAAGAATCATCTTGCAAAAATTTGATTAATTCAAAGTGATAGCTTCTTTTAAATCATAAATGATGTCTGATTTTCTACTTTTACTTCATGCTACTTCTGTACCTGATTAGGTATGCCACTGACATTAATTTAcccataatttttttcctatgctAGAAGCCCTCAAACTCTGGCTCTACTGTCTTTGATCTTAAACACTCAGTATTGCTTAATACCACTCAGGTGGAGCAATGTATCATGGATTCTTGGTGTGACAGAGATTGATTTGCTGCTTGTCAATGCATTTGCTTTTTCATCTGGGCAGAACTAGACTACACATGCAGTAATAAATGGTCATGGGTTCAAGTTCTGCTCAGTGGAGCATGGATATACTTATGCATGCTACTTTGAGCCCTGAACCCCTCCACCCTCAATTCAACCCACCCCCTTGGAATCAGATGCAAACTTTTCTTCCTGATTTATTGGCTGAATATTGACATATCGACATTCAGGGCAACTTTGGAAGTCATGTGTTAGTGTTGTCAGATAAAATATGGGACaacagttaaatttgaatttcagataagcagCAAATAACTTTGTAGTATTTGACCTAAATATTGCATGGtatatactaattttttttttgctgtttatgTCAAAGTTGAACTCTACAGGGCatcatatgtttttatttgttgaacTTAGAATTCCTAAATGAAGAACCTATCATTTTGCTTCATCAAAGTTTTGCAAGATAACTTATGGCCGCTTCCTTCAGGTTGTGTTCCTGAACAACAGTGTGGAGCTGAGACCTCTTACCAGCAACCCCCTTCCTCAGCTGGATTTTATGTGATTGAGAACTTCTATGGTAAAAAGAAATTGAGATTTGGGTATTTACTCATTACAGCAGCTGCTCTTGTTTTATTCAGTGCTCATTGCAGCTATTCTAATTATTCATGAATGATTTTGAGTCTTCAGAGACAGTAATTTGTAATATTGCTATGGTAAGAACTGAGTCATGTGAGTTTGTTGCATGATTTAAACAACAATCTGAACAGTgtttagaaaaaaacataaataaaaaagaaagcgtAATTTGTACTCTCAATGCCATTTTTGTTCTCTCCTCACTGTGATGGGTtgtaatatttgtgaattttgacATTGAAGAAATTAAGCATTTAAAGGTTTCTCAACCTAAGCATCCCAAATGTCAAGTGGCAACTGTATGTGGGGGTGGCTGTAAAATAAGAAGACCCAGTTTATTTGCATTATCTCAGGAAAATATTAAGGTTAAAATTTTACCAGAAATTTAACATCAAACTGAATATTGCCTCATTCAAAAGGTCTTTGGATGAAGAATACTTACTATAGGTGATAATGGTTTTAGCCAGAGTTTAGAAATTTTCCTTGGTAATTGTTTTCAGAATCTGAAGTCCATCTTCTTGACCATAAATCAATAGTAGCAATTCTTTGTTCCTTGCAGTGTAATCCAAAACAAGAGTGAATTCAAAGTGGGtggaattatttttgaaaatctcttcagctTTCCGCAT
This region of Tamandua tetradactyla isolate mTamTet1 chromosome 9, mTamTet1.pri, whole genome shotgun sequence genomic DNA includes:
- the LOC143646317 gene encoding olfactory receptor 5AK3-like — its product is MEQENGTRVTGFILLGFAGQHKFWHILFIAFLIIYMVTLAGNIGMILLIKIDSCLHTPMYFFLQHLAFVDLCYASAITPKMLQNFVSTEKSISFIGCFAQFLVFGTFATSDAYILAAMAVDRYVAICNPLHYPIVMSRRFCIQLLIGSYFMGFLNSSVNASFTFSLTFCKSKAINHFFCDQPPILALSCSNIDINVLLLTVFVGFNVMSTVLVVFFSYIYILAAILKISSTAGRRKAFSTCASHLTAVIIFYGTISYMYLHHGTSGSQEQEKAASVFYGIMIPTINPLIYSLRNQDVREALNRIGKSVCSFNFHF
- the LOC143645957 gene encoding olfactory receptor 5AK3-like encodes the protein MAQGNTTQVTGFFLLGFGAQHRFRHVLFIAFLLIYVTSLVGNTGTILLIKTDSRLQTPMYFFLQHLAFIDICYTSAITPKMLQNLISENKSISFMGCVVQFWVYATFASSDCYLLAAMAVDRYIAICKPLRYPTVMSRRVCIQLAAGSYVVSSINSSIHAGFTFSLSFCKSHAINHFYCDVPPILALSCSNTDISLMLVLVFVGFNLTFTVSVVIFSYIYILAAILKMSSTAGRKKAFSTCASHLTAVTIFYGTLSYMYLQPRANNSQDNMKIASIFYGIVIPMLNPLIYSLRNKEIKEALKGIRKMFF